The genomic stretch aatataaaatttcaaatgcataaattaagcatgtgaaaaataataaataaattggatGGGGACAACTACAAATTACTACTGGACATATCATAGGGTCTATGTTGTCTTGTTCCAAAACTATTCCTGCACCCTGGAAttaagagaagagaagaaaaggtTAATGTTTGTACTGATGTGTCTAATCAAAGTATAAGGCGATGGAACAAGTCATTCGAAGATaacacatacatatatgtatatgaattgtcAGATGTTGAAACCCTAAAATGCCATTTGTCTTTGGAACTATAAAAGAAAGTATGTTTAGTCGACATACAAAATGTTCCATGAATGACTGATCCCTGTTCTCAGCcaaaatcaaatttcataacACAAAACTCAACATCACCCATCTCCATTTCTTAATATGTTAGAGCTGCCTTAAACGTAGTATTAGaagttcttttttttattaaaattatttacgtatattaaaataaaatatatataacacattacatgtaactatttaattattttgttatctatatcaatttttaataataaagttagatgaaattttaatagaaagaatCGATTTACTCTTTATTTAATGTATAGAAATTACTTTATCTAATGTATAGAAATTAATTTACTCATATTAAAATGCAACTAATTCATAATATTACAGGATAAAAAGGCAAAGGTGACTATGCCTCCTTTAGTACTGCCACCCTTGATTAGAGCTGTATAATTCATATTGCTGTAATAAGAAAATAATCAATAATTATACATTAATACTAGTTGACAAATAAGTGTAAATCTTCTTGGGAGCATTTTAAATAGCTgtagttcattttttttatcaacaattattttaattagattatctatttctttgttatttttcttaaatatacCATGAATTgattaacacataattttaagtggtaaaaattaaaattttctaaccaaaGCAAAATTTAATACCTTTATTGCATGTCAAATATCACTATCACATCCTATCCAAATATCACATGATGAGTTCATACTTGTAGCTGCCACTATATCTAAGGACTAGAAAAGTACTACTTGCTTTGCCTCAACTTAAAACTATTGATTTCTACTGCTGATTTTGCGTATATTTCCAAATTAGGTACATACACTATGGTTTTTAATTCCTACTATTGGTTCCTCTTTCatcattgttgacaccatttttttttgatgaaaacggggtcgacttggatttaaaaaaaagaaatgaaaacgggagtcgccaccaatcttttttgatgagtgTGATcggtcacctcgtaaaacggttgtttttaataaacgatttagatttattaaaacaacgattttttgtctacgaaattcagaaaaatgggttcgggagtcggttacgcacgaggaaggattagcaccctcgatgcgcccaaaattggtacctagttgattaattagtgtcttagtatcgaaaattgaaaatttgaagagttttaaaaaaatacgatccttaaaagaaaatctgatatcgtgaattgaaacataagattcttgttccgaaggaatatcacatccagcacgttaggacacgatactctaaaccatcgaaaccaagatcaccttatagtttaatgaaaccataccttgaagctttaagaggatatttggctatttagtcaaacgagaaatcgaaaccagcacgttagggcatgattcccgaattgtcaaacgccgaatattgccttcgttttaaatgatttttagaaGGTATgcgtgaaattttgaagggatatttgattattttaagcaaacgagaaattgtaacccaacacgttagggcacgattccgcgaattgccaaatatcgcacatcgccttcgttttaaagaatttttaaatgattgATTATAAAAAATAGCTTAAAACATATTAGTTTGACTTGAAATATGATATAAgataatatataaagtaaatttATGAAATCTTTATATACAGATAAACATTGGgtataattattgataaaaagaatgaaattaatattgtataaaaaagaagTAAACATATAcgttataaaataacaaaaatatatacatataaaaaacatAAGGATAATATAAGATACAATAAATGATTTGAAAATATTATTCACATAAATAATTTTGAaagagaatatatatacatagaaaaatatttacataaagttatatgaaaataataacatgtaccatagcaaaaataatttaatatgtgcCCTATACATGTGAAAAATGTAAGAAGTAATTATATGtcaaaatatcatctaattaaaatatgaattataggATTAacctaattttatcataaattatatacataataattttttttaaaaaaaaacacaattaattaCAAACTTATTAAAATCTATATGTATAAGAATATTAAAACTTTACTAATGGatgcaaattaaatataaatacaaaatatgtttaataataatttaaataatatactaAATGCCAAGAAATAATAATTCCCGGTAAGGTATTACACATATTAAATGCATTTAAAAATTAACCAATCGTAGAATTACAAGGCCAAATTCAACTTACAGTAAAAATAAGGAAGATAATTTGCAAATAAAGCaattacaaaatgaattaatgcTCAATGCACATAAATGTAGGAGGACTGAATTTGTAAATATCTCGCATCCACAATGCATTAATGAACCGCGGATCAAAATGAAATGATGCACAAATTAGCAggccaaattttaaaatacaaggtAGCCAATTGGGCCACAAATTGAAGACTCGCGCAAAGGGGATTACGTGCAAATTCCATTTAACAATGGTGCAAATCCATTTCATTTTTGGCATGCCTGCAGCACTACTGCTATAACAGTGCCGCTTGCTTGTGAAGGATTTAAACCCCTTTCTCAAACATAACTAATTTTCAACCATTTTTAGAAGTAGTAGCAGCCATTAACCCCAAATGTTATAGGGTTCATTTGGCTCAAGCACAGAACGAGCAATATTGGACTAATGCCGACGATGTGCGGTCAACACCCAACCTTTGCCTGTGAGATTGCAATCATGGAGATCTGGTAAACCTCCAtctcatttcctttttttttttaaaaaaaaactttaattggTGCTTTGCTTCTTGCAAATAAacaaaaaacaagaagaaaaagttGAGAAGAACATTCGACCCTACCCAAATCTCTTCATTTCAGAGATTATTGGGTTTTCCTCAAAAATAGATTGAACATAGataaaagagggaaaaaaaactAAGATCACCTTTATActggattttttttgtttatgtttatgcagaaacgtATATTGTCCCAGTGAGCGTTTTTTTTCATTCTCCTTGATTTTGCTTTTTAAAGCCGATCTATAACattccttctcttttttttcttctgttttgTTTATTCTTGCCCCATTCCTCCGCTTCCTTTTGTGTTTTTCTGTCTCTGTTGCAGTGGTGGGCACGGTGGAACAATGGAGTGTAGACCGTGGGGCGTGGTGGACCGAGGGAACGCAGGAAGCTTGCGACACTACTTGGGGAGCAAACAGGGTTTGCTGAAAATCTTAAAACAAATGGCATTAGGCTTTTAAAATTTGGGCTTAGGTATTTAGATGGGTAGGTTGGTTAGGGTATTGGGCTAGTTGGTTTAGGGTATGGGCTAGGTTAGTTGGTTTTGGGTttagcccaaaattggcctgtacaatCATAATATGCTTTCTTAATTATTTACTATGAACATTTTGAAGGATTTTGTAAGCATATCTTCGTTAGGCCCATATGTAAGAGCGATTAACTAGAGATAAGGATAATACACATTACATTTATAGGAAAAAACTGGGATTCAACCCCAAAGATTAGTCACCACCTGAAAAGAAGCAGTTAAATAGGGGAAGCACTCAATAATTTGAAGGCAGACAAAAGTGTGGTAACTGAAAACGACTGTTTTATTGAAGGTACGAACTCACTTATTCACATGACTGGTCTTTCCATTAACTCCAGAATGCAAGCAAGCAAGCGACCATGTCCTTTCATTCTgctttatctttttatttttaatttatttttattatcgaTATTGCTTGAGATCTTGGAATGGAAATGCAAAATTAGCAACCATGTCTCTATCTCTCCCTATGCCTACACACGTGGTCTAACTTGTATAAATAGATACTTCAATTACGAACCGTATTATCAAGTATCACACTTGAGTAAAGCAATAACACTAGCAGGAATGGCTAAGCTCAACTACAGAAGAATGGGATCGTGAGCTGAAGGTAGTTGCAGAGATGTTACACAAGAGTCTTTCTTTAAAGAAGAAATGGAAACACAAGGAAGCTCGCCATGGTTCAACAACGTGCTGATGATGTGAAAGAAGGTCACTTTGCTGTGGTTGCTGAGCACGGTGAAGAACCGAGGAGATTTGTGGTTCCGTTGAGTTACTTGACGCACCGAGGTTCTTAATGTTGTTGGAACAAGCGGCCGAAGAGTATGGCTTCGACCACAGGGAGCGCTTACGATTCCTTGCTGCCCAAGCGAACTCGAGAGGATATTAGCTGATGAGCAGCAGCAGCAAGGGCAAGAAAGGGGATCCTAAGCTAAGTCACTAGGCTACTTCTTATGAAGCTATTCCAAAGCTATTGAACACTTaactgttatatatatattatcttattTAGGAATTTAAAAGTGGATGTAGTTAGTGAGCTCTCTAGCtagtaatgtttttttttttattcatgttttgtactaatttcaataaaatgaaatgagaaaaaaatctATTGAATTATTTATATGCATCGTTCATGAAGGGTTAATTGTTACAAGCAAATGGAAAAATGTATTAATAACAGAGAAGAAGATTATGTCTTTATATTTTACTAATATGTAACTTAATTACTATGTAAAAACAATTTGccaaaaatatttgttaaatgaATAGGTAATGAATCtcttaataatttaaattatcttcgataaaagttttttttttaatcttgtcaaaattctaaataattaaagaaagaataaattcATCCCATTAAAAGTAATATCAGATTTATAGAGAAATTCATCACAAATTTCTCCTAAAAAATCGAAAATCCCTCTATAACATTGGCTTTCTTAATATATCACTTTTGAAAAGGGTTGCATTTAATGAAATATGCAAAAGAGGAGGAGAGAAGTTCATCATTCTTTACTCCCAAAGTCTCCGAATTGATATTGCACTTCAACTTTTTAGTTAGACATTTGTTTCGAACATGATGTGCATATCAggaataaaaattgaattgatgCATGTTGAATCAATCAAATCAATCATCCAttcaacaataaaaataaaaagaattataatttaTGTACACgtgtatatataaattcatacccTTATTTTACTTAAATCACTGGAAGAGGAAATATTAAGCTTTTAAATTCCCTCAACCTGTCACCTCCTTAATTTGTCTGCCATGCATTCTCATATATATATGCGCTTTAAAAGAACAGCTTCCTGATCTAAAACCATCAAAATTATAGCTAATAACTGCGTTATAAAATGGGATCGATTTTTTTTCATGGTAAACTAAACTAATATTATATTAAGTTGGTTCAAAATTAGTTCCACCCATATAcacaatatattatattttaaggaaagaatataaattgaaattttaaagacgatattattaaaaaatataattttaaaccataaaacccgacataaaaattctaaaaaataatacttTACCCAATCTTCCAAAAACACTAAAGCCAACATTATTCTCTTGCAAGAACATATAGCCAAAAAGGcaaaaaggaattatatgttgaaGCATAATGATGATGGAACAAGACCTATAAAGTGTCAATCTAAATGAAAACCCTGTTTATTTTAATTCCTGCATAAACCTCAAATTACATTTCTAGCATCTTCTATAGGATAGGTAGCTTTCTAGAGTGTTATAATTTGATAGCAGAATGTGACTGAAACCCTGAGGGGGGGTCCTCCTACTAAATGAGCAGATTATTACAAGCAAAGGTCCACATGACAGAATTTTGCACATGAAATTGTTTATTATGACTTGGTCAGATttggattttgaattttttttgcttttggatCCCCACATCGAAATGAGCTGGAATGGAAAAAGTGCAAAGTTCATAtccatttttataaaaagaaaatgcaTGGGATGGGATCCACCGAGTATCAATATCTGATTTAGATATTTTGATGGGGCAAACATTGTCTGTTAGTCTTAGCTTCTAGCATATATTCAAGGCTCAATAACCCATATTTATGTATCTCTAGTACTGTTTTTAAATAGGCCCTCAAGGACTGTCAACAGTTAGCAAATACATTAATTTTGCAAGACATGCTGCGGCTTTGAAGCACTAAATATTGCCTTGCTTAAGGTAAGGAATGTAGTCGAGTTAAGTTTGAGCTTGAACTCGAACTCGATTTGAAAGTTTGAGCCTGattcaacatttaattttaaatttgaatttaattcaaaacataatttaactaTTTAAGTTCAAGCTCAACTCAAACTCAAACTCAAATTGAAATTTGCAATAGAACTTTTCAGTCTTATTGCATTTATTATCTTATCTAtactatatatatgtgtaagtaTGTTGGCTGCATAACGAGTTCAAACCAGCACTATTGACTAACATTTTTACCTTGTCTTTCTATGAAGATGAAGAACCTTAATTATCAACCTATTCACATGTACATGTTGAAGATTCGAAATAAAAAattagggggtttagggtttattttttaagttttaaaacccAACCTTGACCAAAGCTATCCCAACAGTAGGAGGGAACAGAGCTTTAAGCAGCCCCACTTTGGGAAAtcggattaattaataatattgctAACATTTGATAGGGGGATGTAGGTATAGCTGTCATCAGATATTTTTGGAGGCGATTTGAAATTACTTTGGACCCTTTTTTCTCTGTTTGATGTTCCACCCAACACTTTATGTTGCATATGCAGCAAACATTACCTTTGCCTACCACACCAAGCCCCAACCTTTCTTTAAGTTGTTCCTACTTTTTTCTACGCCCGCGAAGCTTTTCAATGGGTAAATATGGATTCACTTATTTGTTCCATATACAAAAACATTTTACcatcattttttttcataaaaatcttAACCAAATAAAAACTATTATCATCATAATAGAAATTCCAAGGTTTACTATGGATACAATTATATTGTTAATATACCAGTCGTGTAAAAAGCATATGAAAAGGTTTTATAAACttatttttagattttgatttaatgttGGACTTAATTAGACAAACTTCAATTAGCTTCAATTAATTTAGTTTATGTTTAATCCTTTTGTTCTTGTTTTGCTAAACAtccattaaaaaaaaacccaagcaTTGGATTAAAAATTAAGTACTATCaatattctttctatttattaATATGTCGGCAATGGCAACATACATGtaatgaatttgaaaagaaaattctaTATGAAGCACAGACACGTATATGAGTGAGAATTTGGGGGTTTCTTGGAAATTACCATTATGGATATGCTGCCAAGACCAATTGAGCCAAAAAGAGCTAGCCAGAAGACAATGGAAGCTCAGGGCCCCTcctttcaatttttgaaaacccGATCATTTCCAACTAATAATTTGTGTACGACATAACAGGCATATTATTAACATTGAAAAAAATGGTACAGAAAAATACAAACCTTGTTTGTAAGCAAGATTTAGAGGTTGAACCTGGATCTAAGAAAAGCCCAAACCCCATTAGGTTGGGAGTGAGTGAACTACCAAAGATTAAAGGCCTACGCTTTAAGGGTTGGGCTTCTGTAGGTTAACCATCATGTAATAAACTACACTAAACAATCACTATCTCTCAACTAGCTAATTCCTTCATGTTCTGTGGTTCACCTCACCTAACAATGTGTAAAACTAATTCTACCAAGTACAACCAAACAAACGTTATGGTACATTACAGGCTCTTTCGGCTCCATGAATGGAAGCATTTGTGAAGGACTTTGTTTGAAAATATCAATGTAGAAACTGTATCTTTTTCGGAAAGGTTAACGTATGCATTTACAAACAGAGAAGGCTGTAGAAGACGAGTGGTATAAAAGCATTATCGAGTTGTGCTGTGTAAGCCTCCAATAAACCACTTGTGGTCACGGCAATGAGAAGAGGGAACCAATTCTGTGGAAATTGGAATTTAAGATATCACTATATGTAGATGTATTGATAACCCGAACAATAAATTAGGTCCTTGGCTGAACTGACTCATCCTGGAGAGTCAAGATACATTTATGATGCCAATTCAAAAACACTTTAgcactttttttttcaataaagaaACCAACTTAGCCAGATTGAACGTTTCAGCAAAATCATTCCCAGCTAAGTTGCCACAATTGTGCTTGTGATGAGCATCAGTCAACATCTTGGAGTATCAGTGTGCACAGGCACACgtgtgtgtgtgagagagagagagagagagagagagagagagagagagagagataccTGAGTTAGAATGTATCCGGTGGATGCCAGAAGTGGAAGCAGAACTGAGCAAGCAGCAAGGACAGATACTATACCAGCTGCAGTGCCTTCAATGGTTTTCTTTGAATCGTAAGAAGTTTGTTATTGTTAGCAGGTAAAGTTCCTCAAAAAGCTTGagcattaaaaattaataaaagaagaaATGAGAAAGAATGAAAATTCTTACAGCCAGTTTTGCTCCACCTAAGGACACCATACTTGTGGCCAACCATAGATGCCTAAGCAAAAAACCAAAACAGTTACAATTTTATGATCATGGACAGAGTAAAAGGCAGCGATTTGATTACTTTGTAGACCTTTTCATAGTTAACCTCTAGTACTAGTTGATAATCACAAGGTTTCAAATTATTGTTAATAAATTAGTAAATTACATGGTAATACAGTCATAATAAGTAGGACTCCCTGTGGTTACTTCGTAAGTAGTGGTGGTGGTGGGGTCATTATGGCCTTTTTAATCCTAAATAAAGATGGCTAAGGTTTCCTCTTCTCTCTCTTTCTTGATTGGCTTGGGTAGAATGCTTGTCTAGGTTTGAGAACTTTGGCCATGTTCACATGGGCTGTCAAACTATTTATTTGATAGTAACTAAACCCAAgtataaaattgcataaattttttagTTTAGTTCAAGAGCGAATTTGACATCaaacaaaaaaaggaaagagCAACTAGTGACAACATCGTAAGCATAGTGATATGTGGAACAATATAAATAAGCATGATAATCGTGTAATAACACTTTTTTCTTTATTAAAGGAAAAAGTAAAGAGCCTGCCCGCAAAATTGTGGGAAGGGGGACCAGGAAGGAGTGGGGTAATAATCTTTTGGAGAACAGATGTTCTAGTAATATATGAACGTCAATTTCAAAATATCTAGAAATTAAGGCAAGTGCAAATGTGAgaaatttgaaatggaaagaaattgaaggcCCAAATAGAAACAAAAGGTGCACTTACCATCGTATCTCCAATGCCAAGGCTTAAAATTCCAGCAAAAGGGATAAGAGGCCGATCATTGAACCCCGAGGACATCCAGATAGGAAGCGCACATCCCAATAAAAGTGAAAAATGGCTACAAAAATAAAAAGGGATCTGACTTCAAAGTTCTTGCAACAAGTATAAGCATTTTAGTTTACATAATGGTAACATGCCATACCTTACAATAAGGATATCAGAGTCACGATGATCTGTAAAGGCACTCATGAATTGATGCACTAGTTGTCCTAAAGGCCAAATTCTCCAACCTGGCTACAAAGGAAAGGTTATGCAAAATCAAccaagaaatttaaaataaataatcagtTTTCCAGCATGTGAGAAAACATAGACCTTGCTTATAAATCATAaatcaaaaatatgaaatattaatttgtGACACTTGCAAAAATGTCATCCTTCAAAAACCTTAACTAGTGAACATTTGGACAGAAAATAAAACTTCatattgttgttccaatagggtcggaagcgtgtaaattattgtactaaaaatcacacaaagttcaattcccagggaagagaggtggatcacatggatttcttaaataccaagtctttccttagacagaatatcccttctatagtaatttaatagcacaattaaatactactattataccctcaaatattgaaagaaaaataggacaagaaagaacacaagagttttaacgaggttcggtaaattatacctacgtcctcgggcactaacaccagatgataactttactatcttcaaagtattacaaacaaatagaattcctt from Gossypium hirsutum isolate 1008001.06 unplaced genomic scaffold, Gossypium_hirsutum_v2.1 scaffold_712, whole genome shotgun sequence encodes the following:
- the LOC121227000 gene encoding dolichol kinase EVAN isoform X1 codes for the protein MSAFTDHRDSDILIVSHFSLLLGCALPIWMSSGFNDRPLIPFAGILSLGIGDTMASMVGHKYGVLRWSKTGCTAAGIVSVLAACSVLLPLLASTGYILTQNWFPLLIAVTTSGLLEAYTAQLDNAFIPLVFYSLLCL
- the LOC121227000 gene encoding dolichol kinase EVAN isoform X2, which translates into the protein MSAFTDHRDSDILIVSHFSLLLGCALPIWMSSGFNDRPLIPFAGILSLGIGDTMASMVGHKYGVLRWSKTGSGIVSVLAACSVLLPLLASTGYILTQNWFPLLIAVTTSGLLEAYTAQLDNAFIPLVFYSLLCL